ATTGCTCCTAAGCAGTATGCACTTTTGATGCGTCGTGGAAAGGCAGTTAAGGACTGGACAGGTCATGAGGTTAAAATTCCCTCGCATCCCAAACGCATCATTTATCATGGAGAAACATATGGGGATTTGCTGGCTTTAGGTGTGAAGGCCGTCGGTGGCGGATATGCTTTGATGGATCACCCTATCTATAAAGATCGGGGAATTGAAGTACAAGATATCGGCTTACCTATTAATCCGGAAAAAACGATGGCTCTCAAACCAGATTTGATTATTTTCGCTAATGCTGACGAAAATGAATATAAAAAGATTTCAAGGATTGCCCCTACGGTTACATTTAATTCATTTGCACCTCTTGCTGAACGTATTCAAACACTTGGCAGAATACTAGATAAGAGAAAAGAGGCAAAAAAATGGTTAGACGGGTATGATACAAAAGCTACTAGCATGTGGCAGCAGCTACGTTCCAAAATAAAACCCGGAGAAACCGCCTCCGTCTTTATCTATGAACATGGCAAGCATTTGTATGTCATGGGTACTACAGGTCTATCATCGGCACTTTATCATCCGCTGGGTTTTCAACCTGTACCCAAAATACAAGAAATCCTGGATTCAGGTTCAGGTTTTATTGAAATCTCGGAGGAAGCTTTGCCACTATATGCTGGTGATCGGATTTTCATGCTTTTATCAGCTAATGTGGAATCTAAACAAGCGACCGATAAACTAATGGACACCCCCTCGTGGAAAAACCTTCCAGCCGTTCGCGATGGATACGTATATCTGATAGAAGCAGAGATATGGAATTATGCGGATGCAATGACCAGAGAGTGGTTACTTGAATCTCTCCCCCAGCTCATCGTCTAGTTAGCCTAGCGCCCTTTCAGCCGTATTACAAAAAAACGAATTGGTCCTGCTAGCTAAGCAAATATTTTTCTATCAAGACATGAAAAAGCAGACAGACACTCCCTATTTGGACTTGTGTCTATCTGCTTTCTTTTTGAAAGATGATCACGATGTTTACTGCATAATTACCATACGAGCATGGCTGAAAATCCTCTTATCATACGTTGCGGTAATCATCATCATCCAATCCCAGTTGCTTGTTCTTTTCTTTAAAGCGAATATTGTGCGAAGAAACGTATGCTACTTTTGGCGCCTCAGGGTCTAGATATAGCTTCGCACTGTTCAAAGCAAGTGCCCCGTCCGTAAACGCTCCAGCAATTAATCGAACCTTACTATCATAATCGACAAAATCACCCGCAGCAAAAATACCAGGTATATTCGTTTCCAGCTTTCCATTCACAACGGCTAGCTCATCTTTCATTTCTAGCCCCCATTCGACGAGTGGACCATAATCACATTTTAGTCCATGATTAACAATCACAGCATCCACCTCGATGAGCTCAGTTTCGTCTGTTTCCATATGGGTGATCGTTACCTGTTCTATACTCTGTCCATTACTATGGAGCTGTGTTACAGCATAAGGTGTCCGTATATCTACAGAAGATTCTCTCATCATTGAGACGTTTTTCTCATGTCCGCCAAATTGATCTCGTCTGTGGACAATCGTTACTTTTTCAGCAATTGGTTCTAATTCATTAGCCCAGTCAACCGCAGAGTTACCACCACCTGAAATAAGCACTCGTTTGCCTCGGAACACCTCCAGCTCTTGAACGGTATAATGTAGGTTTGTGACTTCGTAACGATCAGCACCCTCAATCCCTAGCTTTTGCATGGTCAATATTCCGTACCCAATTGCTAAAATAATGGTTCGCGTATGGTGCTTCTCACCAGTTGCCGCAGTAAGAATAAATGTTCCATCTTCTTGTCGAGAAAGTCCTGTGATTTGTTGGCCTAGTACGATTGTTGGATCGAATGTTCTAGCCTGCTGTTCCAATTGTCCGATTAATTTTTCACATAGAATCGGGGTCACACCACCAACATCCCAGATCATTTTCTCTGGATAAATGAGCATCCGTCCCCCAAGCTCCGGCTTTGCCTCGATCAATTTCGTTTTTAGATCACGCATACCACTGTAAAAAGCGGTATACATGCCAGCCGGGCCACCCCCTATAATCGTCACATCAAATAGCTCTAGCTGTTCAGTCATATTCCTATCTCCAACTTTCTAATCATTTTCGTAATACACACAAGTAGAGAAACAAGCATGTAGCATCAATTAATAGAATTAGGTACCAAATTGTGCTTCATGCAATCTACTGTATATGCCTCCTACAGATAGTAGCTGTTGATGACTTCCCTGTTCTATAATTCCTTGGTCTGCTACTACAACGATTCGATCCGCATTTTTAATGGTTGCTAAGCGATGGGCAATCACAAGCGTAGTTCTTCCTTCTGACAGCTCGGTCAACGCCTGCTGAATAGCGACCTCTGTCTCCGTATCCAGTGCTGAAGTGGCTTCGTCAAGAATAAGAATTGGTGGATTTTTTATAAAAATTCGGGCAATAGAGAGCCTTTGCTTCTGTCCCCCTGACAGCTTAACGCCCCTCTCACCAATAACCGTATCCAATCCATCTGGTTGAGCAAGAATAAATTCATCCAGTCTTGCTCTTTTGACTGCCTCCCATATCTCATTCTCTGTAGCATGTAGCTTCCCGTAAAGAATATTTTCGCGGATTGTCCCCGAAAACAGGAATACGTCCTGCTGTACAATCCCGATCTGTCTTCGCAAGGATTCCTGTTTCAACTCACGAATGTCCACATTATCAATCATAATTTTTCCAGCTTGTACTTCATAAAAACGCGGAAGCAGGCTGCACAAAGTCGTTTTACCCGCCCCAGATGGACCCACAAAGGCCACTGTTTCTCCCTTGTTAATCGTTAACTGAACGTTATTTAGTACCTTCGTTTCATTCTCATATCCAAATGAAACATTTTCAAAACGAATTGCCTTTGTAAATACCCCCATTTCAACTGCATGAGGTGCATCCGCAATGTCTGGTTCTGTATCTAGTAATTCCACATACCGTTTGAACCCGGCAAATCCTTGCGGGTAGCTCTCTATGATAGAGTTAATTTTCTCAATAGGTCGGAAAAAGACATTTGTTAATAGCAAGAAGCCGATAAACTCACCGTATGTAAGCTCATTATTAATGACGTACCACGTGCCGCACACCATCACAAAAACCGTTACAAAACGCATCATCATATAACTAATTGACCCATTTTTGGCAATAAGCTTATAGGAAACCAGCTTCGTTAAACGAAATCTACTATTATTTACTGCGAACTTCGTTTTCTCATGCTCCTCATTTGAAAAAGCCTTCACAACACGAATGCCACCAACATTATCCTCCACTCGCGCATTGAAATCTCCAATATCAGTAAATAATTGGTGAATGGCTTCGGTCATTTTTTTATTAAAGTAGACAACAAACCAAATAATCACAGGAATGACCACAAAGGTAAATACCGCAAGTTTCCAATGAATGAACAACATCAGTGTAAAGGAACCTGTCAAAGTCATCAGCGCTATGAATAAATCTTCTGGTCCATGATGAGCCATCTCACCAATTTGATTCATGTCGTTTGTTAATCTCGACATCAGATGACCTGTTTTGTTGTTATCAAAAAAGCGGAATGACAGCTTCTGTATATGATCGAATAGTTTCTTGCGCATATCAGTCTCAATGTTTATTCCCAGCATATGTCCCCAATAGTTGACAATATAAAGTAAAAATGTATTCAGGGCATAAATAAATAGTAAGCCAAGCGATGCCCATAAAATGATATCCCATTTCCCGCCTGGCAACAGATCGTCAACAAAATAATTAACAGCAAGTGGGAAACAAAGCTCCAATAGACCTGCAAAGACTGCGCAGCCAAAATCCAGCATAAACAATCTCTTGTAAGGAACATAATAGGCAAAGAAACGTTTTATCATGTTTTTCAATAAAGCCCCCTTTTTTGTATTTCCAACCAATGTATATAGACAGTCATGCTATGCTTTCGATCGTGCCAACAGATAGAGGAAATAGGGAGCACCAATAACAGCTACCACTATTCCAGTCGGAATTTCTGATGGCTGTAACATCCATCGACCAATCGTATCTGCCGTGATGACAAGCAATGCCCCAGCTAGAGCTGCCGTTGGGATCAATATTTGATGTCGTGGTCCAACCAATCGCCGTGCTAGATGCGGTCCAATTAGTCCTACAAAGCCAATTCCCCCACTAACTGCGACACAAGCGCCAGCAAGTCCAACTGCTGCTGCTATCAAAGCCAGTTGTTCTCTTGATACAGACACGCCAAGTCCGATGGCAGCCTGCTCTCCAAGATTTAGTACGTTCATGATTCGTGCCTTATAGTACACGTATGGTAGTAAGATCAAGATCCATGGAAGTAATGACAAAACAAAATTCCAATTGGTTCCCCATATACTCCCAGCTAACCATGTTGCTACAAATTGGTATTTCTCCGGGCTGATTTTAAGTGTCAAAACGATCATGGCAGCACTTATCCCTGCTGCAACAGCAATCCCGCTAAGTAAAAGTCTCGTTGGTGAAAGTCCCTCGTATCGTTTGTAGGCAAGTGAGTAGATAAGAGCTGCAGTCAAGCCTGCACCAATCAAAGCTAAAACAGGCAATAAAAAGATCGGTGCAGCTGCTGTTGTTGGATAAAAAGAAATGAATAGCATTACCATTAAACCAGCACCTGCATTTATACCGAGAATACCAGGATCAGCTAATGCGTTCCGGGAAATTCCCTGCATCACACAACCTGATACGGCTAAGCCAGCACCAATCAAGATTGAGATCACGATGCGTGGAAGGCGAAATTCAAACAAGATTAAATTCTGCTTGTCTGTACCTGCTCCAAACAGCGTTTGTAACAATTCCAGTGGAGACAATCGAATAAATCCCGTATTCATACTTAAAATAAAAGCAATGATAATCAGAATGCTAAATATAAATATCACCGTGAAGCCACGTTTTAATCTAAGCCGTTCTGTTTTCGTAGTCGTTACACTTTCCATAACCTACAGCTCCCTCCTTTCCTTACGTGCCAGATATAGAAAGAACGGAACACCTATGAGTGCTATTAATGCCCCAATCGGTGTCTCAAAGGGAGGGTTAATCATTCTGGCAGCTAAATCAGCGAAAACCACCAGTAAACTTCCAAGTATAGCTGAGCAGGGAATGATGTACCGATAATCGACCCCCACTACATAACGGGTTAAATGGGGGATAATAAGCCCCACAAAGCCTACTGCACCAACTACCGAAACCGCTGCACCGGCTAAAATTAAAACAAGAAGAGTCCCAACCAGCTTTACCAATAAGGTTTTCTGACCAAGTCCTCTTGCGATGTCCTCACCAAGACTAAGCATGGTAATCGAACGAGATAAAGCAATCGCTCCTATGATCGAAACAGCAATCCAAGGAAACATGATCTGAAGCTGAATCCACTTCGTCCCTGCCACGCCCCCAGCATACCAAAATGCTAAATCCTGACCGATGCGAAAATAAAGGGCTATTCCTTCGCTTAGTGCTGATAATAAAGCACTCAGTGCTGCACCGGCTAACACGAGACGAACTGGTGTTAATCCGCCTTTAGCCAGCGAGCCAATTCCGTATACCATTCCTGCTCCTACACCTGCACCAAGAAACGACCACAAGATCAAATACATAAATGGCAGTCCTGGAAAAAAGGCAAAACAAAGTGCCAGAGCAAAACCAGCTCCGGCATTTATTCCTAGCAAGCCGGAATCTGCTAACGGATTTCGGGTCATTCCTTGCATAATTGCTCCTGCAACAGCAAAACAAGCCCCAACCATAGCTCCTCCAAGAACACGTGGTAAGCGAAGCTCTTGTATAATTTGGTGTTGAGTACTATCTGGATTAAATGAGAAAATAGCTTCCCAGACAACAAGGAAATGAATATCGGCTGCCCCAAAGGAAACGGATAAAATAATAGCTAGTACTAGCAAGCTAAGACCACCGATTACTATCAATGTCACTGCCCACGGACGAGAACTCACATTGATGTTATGGATGTCTGTAACTGCTACTTTACTTACATTGGCCTTTTGACTCATTCGTGCCACCTTTTCATCAATGTAATATGTAAGTTGTTCTGGTGTTTAGACAACTTCATGATCAAATGGTCTCTTCCACGTGATCATGTGAAAAAAAATCCCTCCTGATCTCACCATTTAATGAAAGTGATTCTCATTTTCACTTTAATGATTATAGATCACTGCCATCATTCATGACAATGGACAAACTGAAGGATTTTTTTGTACAAAATGAATAATTGATATCATGTCTCGGCAAAAAAAAGACTCGATCGTTCAAAACGACCAAGCCTTTTACTATCTATATTCTGATTATCAATCACCTAACATCTATCAATTTCACTCACAAGTTTACTCTTCTGTAAACAATCTCGAGCGTGTTAAGAATCGAACACCCTCTGGTCCCTCCAGCGAAAACATTCCTCCGCGTCCTGGAACCACATCAATAATCAGTTGGGTATGCTTCCAATATTCATACTGAGCTTCACTCATATAAAAAGGAGTATTGCCGATCTCTCCAAGCAGTACATCATGATCGCCAATTAACAATTCTCCCGCAGGATAACACATCGGAGAACTACCATCACAAC
This is a stretch of genomic DNA from Brevibacillus laterosporus DSM 25. It encodes these proteins:
- a CDS encoding ABC transporter ATP-binding protein, whose translation is MIKRFFAYYVPYKRLFMLDFGCAVFAGLLELCFPLAVNYFVDDLLPGGKWDIILWASLGLLFIYALNTFLLYIVNYWGHMLGINIETDMRKKLFDHIQKLSFRFFDNNKTGHLMSRLTNDMNQIGEMAHHGPEDLFIALMTLTGSFTLMLFIHWKLAVFTFVVIPVIIWFVVYFNKKMTEAIHQLFTDIGDFNARVEDNVGGIRVVKAFSNEEHEKTKFAVNNSRFRLTKLVSYKLIAKNGSISYMMMRFVTVFVMVCGTWYVINNELTYGEFIGFLLLTNVFFRPIEKINSIIESYPQGFAGFKRYVELLDTEPDIADAPHAVEMGVFTKAIRFENVSFGYENETKVLNNVQLTINKGETVAFVGPSGAGKTTLCSLLPRFYEVQAGKIMIDNVDIRELKQESLRRQIGIVQQDVFLFSGTIRENILYGKLHATENEIWEAVKRARLDEFILAQPDGLDTVIGERGVKLSGGQKQRLSIARIFIKNPPILILDEATSALDTETEVAIQQALTELSEGRTTLVIAHRLATIKNADRIVVVADQGIIEQGSHQQLLSVGGIYSRLHEAQFGT
- a CDS encoding NAD(P)/FAD-dependent oxidoreductase, yielding MTEQLELFDVTIIGGGPAGMYTAFYSGMRDLKTKLIEAKPELGGRMLIYPEKMIWDVGGVTPILCEKLIGQLEQQARTFDPTIVLGQQITGLSRQEDGTFILTAATGEKHHTRTIILAIGYGILTMQKLGIEGADRYEVTNLHYTVQELEVFRGKRVLISGGGNSAVDWANELEPIAEKVTIVHRRDQFGGHEKNVSMMRESSVDIRTPYAVTQLHSNGQSIEQVTITHMETDETELIEVDAVIVNHGLKCDYGPLVEWGLEMKDELAVVNGKLETNIPGIFAAGDFVDYDSKVRLIAGAFTDGALALNSAKLYLDPEAPKVAYVSSHNIRFKEKNKQLGLDDDDYRNV
- a CDS encoding ABC transporter substrate-binding protein; the protein is MTQLKSTCVPLRSLLFHLSTIEMIIKPVGWKSEIETSQYHTLFIFNKGKGTIHIDTDVFQLLPEKCYSLPPGSTLQIENGYDSEIQFYQITFTVIQIGESQHTSYSGNILPDKQEIAVYPFSRLNRLTEALYAGNNYNSELEWFKQHLHFQDLLGFLFEHNLHYNQSFHSTLSVENTIHYMKKNYMYNITVKQLAHLANVAPWKYTTIFQELTGKKPLDFLTELRINHSKELLIHSNSPLREIACQVGFSDEYYFNRRFRQMTGIAPKQYALLMRRGKAVKDWTGHEVKIPSHPKRIIYHGETYGDLLALGVKAVGGGYALMDHPIYKDRGIEVQDIGLPINPEKTMALKPDLIIFANADENEYKKISRIAPTVTFNSFAPLAERIQTLGRILDKRKEAKKWLDGYDTKATSMWQQLRSKIKPGETASVFIYEHGKHLYVMGTTGLSSALYHPLGFQPVPKIQEILDSGSGFIEISEEALPLYAGDRIFMLLSANVESKQATDKLMDTPSWKNLPAVRDGYVYLIEAEIWNYADAMTREWLLESLPQLIV
- a CDS encoding DUF779 domain-containing protein, which produces MGVQPKVLATDAALALIEKLTAKYGPLLFHQSGGCCDGSSPMCYPAGELLIGDHDVLLGEIGNTPFYMSEAQYEYWKHTQLIIDVVPGRGGMFSLEGPEGVRFLTRSRLFTEE
- a CDS encoding FecCD family ABC transporter permease yields the protein MSQKANVSKVAVTDIHNINVSSRPWAVTLIVIGGLSLLVLAIILSVSFGAADIHFLVVWEAIFSFNPDSTQHQIIQELRLPRVLGGAMVGACFAVAGAIMQGMTRNPLADSGLLGINAGAGFALALCFAFFPGLPFMYLILWSFLGAGVGAGMVYGIGSLAKGGLTPVRLVLAGAALSALLSALSEGIALYFRIGQDLAFWYAGGVAGTKWIQLQIMFPWIAVSIIGAIALSRSITMLSLGEDIARGLGQKTLLVKLVGTLLVLILAGAAVSVVGAVGFVGLIIPHLTRYVVGVDYRYIIPCSAILGSLLVVFADLAARMINPPFETPIGALIALIGVPFFLYLARKERREL
- a CDS encoding FecCD family ABC transporter permease, encoding MESVTTTKTERLRLKRGFTVIFIFSILIIIAFILSMNTGFIRLSPLELLQTLFGAGTDKQNLILFEFRLPRIVISILIGAGLAVSGCVMQGISRNALADPGILGINAGAGLMVMLFISFYPTTAAAPIFLLPVLALIGAGLTAALIYSLAYKRYEGLSPTRLLLSGIAVAAGISAAMIVLTLKISPEKYQFVATWLAGSIWGTNWNFVLSLLPWILILLPYVYYKARIMNVLNLGEQAAIGLGVSVSREQLALIAAAVGLAGACVAVSGGIGFVGLIGPHLARRLVGPRHQILIPTAALAGALLVITADTIGRWMLQPSEIPTGIVVAVIGAPYFLYLLARSKA